From Amycolatopsis sp. YIM 10, the proteins below share one genomic window:
- a CDS encoding MarR family winged helix-turn-helix transcriptional regulator, whose amino-acid sequence MNSPLPFDPIARAAQLWEERIGDSGTMAAVTGIMRVQQIIQSAVDGALKPHGLTFARYEALVLLTFAKRSSLPMRVMGERLQLHPTSVTNIVDRLEKDGLVKRVPHPTDRRTTLVEITDRGRERREQATEAVTAIGFGLNGLTDRQTQQLIELLTKVRKATGDFTE is encoded by the coding sequence ATGAACAGCCCGCTGCCCTTCGATCCGATCGCCCGCGCCGCGCAGCTGTGGGAAGAGCGCATCGGCGACTCCGGCACGATGGCGGCGGTGACCGGGATCATGCGGGTCCAGCAGATCATCCAGTCCGCTGTGGACGGAGCGCTGAAACCGCACGGCCTGACCTTCGCCCGGTACGAGGCGCTGGTACTGCTGACCTTCGCGAAGCGCTCCAGCCTGCCGATGCGGGTGATGGGCGAGCGCCTGCAACTGCATCCGACGAGCGTGACGAACATCGTGGACCGGCTGGAGAAGGACGGACTGGTCAAGCGGGTACCGCATCCGACCGACCGCCGGACCACGCTGGTCGAAATCACCGACCGGGGCCGCGAGCGCCGGGAGCAGGCCACCGAGGCGGTCACCGCGATCGGGTTCGGCCTGAACGGGCTCACCGATCGGCAGACCCAGCAGCTGATCGAACTGCTCACCAAGGTGCGCAAGGCCACCGGGGACTTCACCGAATAG
- a CDS encoding ABC transporter substrate-binding protein — protein sequence MKFNRKTFVAAGSALAIAALVTACGGSGQVGQSNDAGGQPAQNNKKLTLIPGVQAEPFYISMQCGAEAEAKKLGYELNTSAPQKFDAAMQTEKVNALGSAPPAGLLIAPTDDTAMLAPIQQVKNRGTKIVEVDTALKDTGVAVSSISSNNAEGGKLAAQTLAKLVGDKPGSVLVLDTIAGTSTTNARAKGFEDELKNFPNLKSAGVQFTQNEPDQAASKVTAALASTPDLVGIFATNLNTGEGAATGLRNAGKIGQVNLVGFDASPSEVEGLRKGEYQGLIAQDPASIGQQGVQQAVAALEGKPVQRNITAALHSITKDNMDANQQYFYKQQC from the coding sequence ATGAAGTTCAACCGCAAGACGTTCGTCGCCGCCGGTTCGGCGCTCGCCATCGCCGCACTGGTGACCGCCTGCGGCGGCTCGGGACAGGTCGGCCAGAGCAATGACGCCGGTGGCCAGCCCGCGCAGAACAACAAGAAGCTGACCCTGATCCCCGGCGTGCAGGCCGAGCCGTTCTACATCTCGATGCAGTGCGGCGCCGAGGCGGAAGCGAAGAAGCTCGGCTACGAGCTGAACACCTCCGCCCCGCAGAAGTTCGACGCCGCGATGCAGACCGAGAAGGTCAACGCTCTCGGCTCCGCCCCGCCGGCCGGGTTGCTGATCGCGCCCACCGACGACACCGCGATGCTCGCCCCGATCCAGCAGGTGAAGAACCGCGGCACCAAGATCGTCGAGGTGGACACCGCGCTCAAGGACACCGGCGTAGCCGTCTCGTCGATCTCCTCGAACAACGCCGAGGGCGGCAAGCTCGCCGCTCAGACCCTGGCCAAGCTGGTCGGCGACAAGCCGGGCTCGGTGCTGGTGCTCGACACCATCGCGGGCACCTCCACCACCAACGCCAGGGCCAAGGGCTTCGAGGACGAGCTGAAAAACTTCCCGAACCTCAAGTCCGCCGGCGTGCAGTTCACCCAGAACGAGCCGGACCAAGCCGCCTCGAAGGTGACCGCGGCGCTCGCTTCCACTCCGGACCTGGTCGGCATCTTCGCGACCAACCTGAACACCGGTGAGGGCGCCGCCACCGGCCTGCGCAACGCCGGCAAGATCGGCCAAGTCAACCTGGTCGGCTTCGACGCCAGCCCGTCCGAGGTCGAAGGCCTGCGCAAGGGTGAGTACCAGGGCCTGATCGCACAGGACCCGGCCTCGATCGGCCAGCAGGGCGTGCAGCAGGCCGTCGCCGCGCTGGAGGGCAAGCCGGTGCAGCGCAACATCACCGCCGCCCTGCACTCCATCACCAAGGACAACATGGACGCCAACCAGCAGTACTTCTACAAGCAGCAGTGCTGA
- a CDS encoding carboxymuconolactone decarboxylase family protein: MKLDHSREPVAGSVAIVTKRIQLSADPTLYKSLLALHTEVEKAAANAGLDQKLIELVKIRGSQLNGCAYCLDKHSRDARELGEDERRIYLLGAWWETELYTEQERAALALTDAMTKLSERQDVPDDVYEQATKVLTEDQYRAVCWAVVMINAWNRLGVTSHKALPR; the protein is encoded by the coding sequence ATGAAACTGGACCATAGCCGTGAACCAGTCGCCGGTAGCGTGGCGATCGTGACGAAGCGAATCCAACTGTCCGCCGACCCCACCCTCTACAAATCGCTGCTGGCGCTGCACACCGAAGTGGAAAAAGCGGCCGCGAACGCGGGACTGGACCAGAAGCTGATCGAGCTGGTCAAGATCCGTGGTTCGCAGCTGAACGGCTGTGCTTACTGCTTGGACAAGCACAGCCGCGATGCCCGCGAACTGGGTGAGGACGAACGACGCATCTACCTGCTGGGCGCCTGGTGGGAGACCGAGCTTTACACCGAGCAGGAGCGGGCGGCGCTCGCGCTGACCGACGCGATGACCAAGCTGTCCGAGCGCCAGGACGTGCCCGACGACGTGTACGAACAGGCGACCAAGGTGCTGACCGAGGACCAGTACCGCGCGGTGTGCTGGGCAGTGGTAATGATCAACGCCTGGAATCGGCTCGGCGTCACCAGCCACAAGGCCCTGCCCCGATGA
- the trxA gene encoding thioredoxin has translation MTHPRGSAAKSAALSAALSGAVDLSALKARADAARQQRPAPSSPPPADGDGPPAPSAGAVLEVSEATFQADVVERSLKQLVVVDLWAEWCGPCKQLSPVLERLAAESGGAWVLAKVDVDANPRIAQLFGVQSIPTIVAIAGGQPVDAFSGALPEPQIREWIKSLLDALKDKLPGIPDAGGEPVEEQEDPRFTEAEDAFERGDFAAAKAAYQRILDAEPANEQAKAALVQVTFAERSAQVDPSSVARADADPKDIDAQLAAADYELSQMQVDESFNRLIDLVRRTSGDDRNRVREHLVGLFELFDASDERVLKARRNLASALF, from the coding sequence GTGACACATCCACGCGGATCCGCAGCCAAGTCAGCAGCCCTTTCCGCCGCGCTGTCCGGCGCGGTGGACCTCTCCGCGCTCAAGGCCCGCGCCGACGCGGCGCGACAGCAGCGCCCGGCGCCGAGTTCGCCCCCGCCCGCCGATGGTGACGGCCCGCCCGCCCCGTCCGCCGGGGCGGTGCTCGAGGTCAGCGAGGCGACCTTCCAGGCCGACGTCGTGGAGCGGTCGCTGAAGCAACTCGTGGTGGTCGACCTGTGGGCCGAGTGGTGCGGCCCGTGCAAGCAGCTGAGCCCGGTGCTGGAGCGCCTGGCCGCCGAGTCCGGTGGCGCCTGGGTGCTGGCCAAGGTCGACGTGGACGCCAACCCCCGGATCGCCCAGCTGTTCGGCGTGCAGTCCATTCCGACGATCGTGGCGATCGCCGGCGGGCAGCCGGTCGACGCCTTCTCCGGCGCACTGCCGGAACCGCAGATCCGGGAATGGATCAAGTCCCTGCTCGACGCGCTCAAGGACAAGCTGCCCGGCATTCCGGACGCGGGCGGCGAGCCGGTCGAGGAGCAGGAGGACCCCCGGTTCACCGAGGCCGAGGACGCCTTCGAGCGGGGCGACTTCGCCGCCGCCAAGGCCGCCTACCAGCGCATTCTCGACGCCGAGCCGGCCAACGAGCAGGCCAAGGCGGCGCTGGTGCAGGTCACCTTCGCCGAGCGGTCCGCCCAGGTGGACCCGTCGTCGGTGGCCAGGGCGGACGCGGACCCGAAGGACATCGACGCCCAGCTCGCCGCGGCCGACTACGAGCTGTCGCAGATGCAGGTGGACGAGTCGTTCAACCGGTTGATCGACCTGGTCCGGCGCACCTCCGGTGACGACCGCAACCGCGTGCGCGAGCACCTGGTCGGGCTGTTCGAGCTGTTCGACGCCAGTGACGAGCGGGTGCTCAAGGCCCGCCGGAACCTGGCCTCCGCCCTGTTCTGA
- a CDS encoding MTH1187 family thiamine-binding protein, producing MIVAFSVSPLGESDGVAEAVAKAVQVVRESGLPNETNAMFTLIEGEWDDVMAVVKRATEVVQAEAPRVSLVLKADIRPGHTGELTGKVDRLEQHLR from the coding sequence ATGATCGTCGCGTTCAGCGTGTCCCCGCTCGGGGAGTCGGACGGGGTGGCCGAGGCGGTGGCGAAGGCGGTCCAGGTGGTCCGCGAGTCGGGCCTGCCGAATGAGACCAACGCCATGTTCACCCTGATCGAAGGCGAGTGGGATGACGTGATGGCGGTGGTCAAGCGGGCGACCGAAGTGGTGCAGGCCGAGGCACCACGGGTTTCGCTGGTGCTCAAGGCGGACATCCGGCCCGGCCACACCGGTGAGCTCACCGGAAAGGTCGACCGGCTCGAGCAGCACCTGCGGTGA
- a CDS encoding class I mannose-6-phosphate isomerase: MSAYAPLRLPANQPPQFYRGGDAIAELRGLSASASDFGPEDWVGSTTTMYGQDTNGLTKLDDGRWLRDAVRADPTGWLGAKHVEAFSDSTGLLVKLLDAGQRLPVHFHPTDAFAQKHFDSHFGKTEAWIVVGTYGDDPRVYPGFRETLSRQTIDEWVREQDTPSMLGALNSVPVTAGDTVYIPAGLPHAIGEGVFVVELQQPTDFSLTIEWRDFLASPEKGHLGIGFDTALETLDTSGWDPDRLETIIRRTAGAEGSTVDLLADGSGEFFRADQLRPSTPLALDPSFAVLVVMDGAGTLRTERGDELALRKGETLVVPHGAGATELSGDVTLIRCRPPAPERRA; the protein is encoded by the coding sequence ATGAGCGCCTACGCTCCGCTCCGGCTCCCCGCGAACCAGCCGCCGCAGTTCTACCGTGGTGGCGACGCCATCGCGGAGCTGCGCGGGCTCTCCGCCTCCGCGAGCGATTTCGGCCCGGAGGACTGGGTCGGCTCCACCACCACGATGTACGGCCAGGACACCAACGGCCTGACCAAGCTCGACGACGGTCGCTGGCTGCGCGACGCCGTCCGCGCCGACCCCACCGGCTGGCTCGGCGCGAAGCACGTCGAGGCGTTCTCCGATTCGACCGGCCTGCTGGTGAAGCTGCTCGACGCCGGTCAGCGTCTCCCGGTGCACTTCCACCCGACCGACGCGTTCGCCCAGAAGCACTTCGACTCGCACTTCGGCAAAACCGAGGCGTGGATCGTGGTCGGCACCTACGGCGACGACCCGCGCGTGTACCCCGGCTTCCGCGAGACGCTGAGCAGGCAGACCATCGACGAATGGGTGCGCGAGCAGGACACCCCGTCCATGCTCGGCGCGCTGAACAGCGTGCCGGTCACCGCCGGGGACACGGTCTACATCCCCGCTGGGCTGCCACACGCGATCGGTGAGGGCGTTTTTGTGGTCGAGCTCCAGCAGCCGACCGACTTCTCGCTGACCATCGAATGGCGCGACTTCCTCGCCAGCCCGGAAAAGGGCCACCTCGGCATCGGTTTCGACACCGCGCTGGAAACCCTGGACACCTCCGGCTGGGACCCCGACCGCCTCGAGACCATCATCCGCCGCACCGCCGGCGCCGAAGGGTCCACTGTGGACCTGCTCGCCGACGGCTCCGGCGAGTTCTTCCGCGCCGACCAGCTCCGCCCCAGCACCCCGCTGGCACTGGACCCGTCGTTCGCGGTGCTGGTGGTGATGGACGGTGCGGGGACGTTGCGCACCGAGCGGGGCGACGAACTGGCGCTGCGCAAGGGCGAAACCCTGGTGGTGCCCCACGGCGCCGGCGCCACCGAGTTGTCGGGGGATGTGACTCTCATCCGCTGCCGACCGCCGGCCCCGGAAAGGAGGGCCTGA
- a CDS encoding ATP-binding cassette domain-containing protein produces the protein MSELLLDAQDLVKRYGSVEALRGASFQARAGEVTALIGDNGAGKSTLVKCLSGAEQPTSGKIVLGGEEVTLDSPTTARRLGIETVYQDLAVAPELDPAANLFLGREIHRKGLLGKLGMIDKAEMRRQAVEHFQRLGVNLQSTEVPIAALSGGQRQSVAVVRSVVWASKVVFMDEPTAALGVVQRERVLDVIKKVRDQGIAVVLISHNMPEVLSVADRVEVLRLGKRVARFQGADTKLEDLVAAMTGALTQEEAA, from the coding sequence ATGAGCGAACTCCTGCTCGACGCCCAGGACCTGGTCAAGCGCTACGGCTCGGTCGAAGCCCTGCGCGGTGCCTCGTTCCAGGCCCGCGCCGGTGAGGTCACCGCCCTGATCGGCGACAACGGCGCGGGCAAGTCCACCCTGGTGAAATGCCTGTCCGGGGCTGAACAGCCCACCTCGGGCAAGATCGTGCTGGGCGGCGAGGAAGTCACCCTGGACTCCCCCACCACCGCCCGGCGGCTCGGCATCGAGACCGTGTACCAGGACCTCGCGGTCGCCCCCGAACTCGACCCGGCGGCGAATCTGTTCCTGGGCCGGGAAATCCACCGCAAGGGCCTGCTCGGCAAACTCGGCATGATCGACAAGGCTGAGATGCGACGCCAAGCGGTCGAACACTTCCAGCGGCTCGGCGTGAACCTGCAGAGCACCGAGGTGCCGATCGCCGCCCTGTCCGGCGGGCAGCGCCAGAGCGTGGCGGTGGTGCGTTCGGTGGTGTGGGCCAGCAAGGTCGTGTTCATGGACGAGCCGACCGCCGCACTCGGCGTGGTGCAGCGCGAACGCGTGCTCGACGTGATCAAGAAGGTGCGCGACCAGGGCATCGCCGTGGTGTTGATCAGCCACAACATGCCCGAGGTGCTGTCGGTGGCCGACCGCGTCGAGGTGCTGCGACTGGGCAAGCGGGTCGCCCGGTTCCAGGGCGCGGACACCAAGCTCGAAGACCTCGTCGCCGCGATGACCGGTGCCCTGACGCAAGAGGAGGCGGCGTGA
- a CDS encoding LacI family DNA-binding transcriptional regulator — MSDVARLAGVSIKTVSRVVNDEPAVHPDTAERVMAAIEQLGFRRNLGARNLRRGSTTGTIGLIVEDVGNPFYSELNRAVERIAGSYERQVLTGSSEENRERERELALEFCSRRVDGLLIVPAGMQHGYLVPEMRAGTPVVFIDRPAGDIVADTVLVDNIGGTVEAVTHLAAHGHRRIAFLADSAGIYTASERLRGFREGCARAGIRYDERLVIMRKPTEESVGEAIRALLAGPEPATAVVAGNNRVTVHLLRALAHSPNRPALVGFDDFELADLLDPPVSVIAHDVSALGEAAANLLFARVQGDQSTPRKVVLPVRLVARGSGEVAPR; from the coding sequence ATGAGCGACGTGGCGCGGCTCGCCGGCGTGAGCATCAAGACCGTGTCGCGAGTGGTGAACGACGAGCCGGCGGTTCACCCCGACACCGCCGAGCGGGTCATGGCCGCCATCGAGCAACTCGGCTTCCGGCGCAATCTCGGCGCGCGCAACCTCCGCCGCGGCTCGACCACGGGCACCATCGGCCTGATCGTCGAGGACGTCGGAAACCCCTTCTACTCCGAACTCAACCGCGCCGTGGAGCGGATCGCCGGCTCCTACGAACGGCAGGTGCTGACCGGTTCGTCCGAGGAGAACCGCGAACGGGAACGCGAGCTGGCGCTCGAATTCTGCTCGCGACGGGTGGACGGGCTGCTGATCGTGCCCGCCGGCATGCAGCACGGGTATCTCGTGCCCGAAATGCGGGCAGGCACGCCGGTGGTGTTCATCGACCGCCCGGCCGGCGACATCGTGGCCGACACGGTGCTGGTGGACAACATCGGCGGCACCGTCGAAGCGGTCACGCACCTCGCCGCGCACGGTCACCGTCGCATCGCCTTCCTCGCCGACAGCGCCGGCATCTATACCGCCAGCGAGCGCCTGCGCGGCTTCCGTGAAGGCTGCGCCCGCGCGGGCATCCGCTACGACGAGCGCCTGGTGATCATGCGCAAGCCGACCGAGGAGAGCGTCGGCGAGGCGATCCGCGCCCTGCTCGCCGGTCCCGAACCGGCCACCGCGGTGGTCGCCGGCAACAACCGCGTCACCGTGCACCTGCTGCGCGCACTGGCGCACAGCCCGAACCGGCCCGCGCTGGTCGGCTTCGACGACTTCGAGCTCGCCGACCTGCTCGACCCGCCGGTCAGCGTGATCGCCCACGACGTCAGCGCGCTCGGCGAGGCCGCGGCCAACCTGCTGTTCGCCCGGGTGCAGGGCGACCAGTCCACCCCAAGAAAGGTAGTTCTCCCCGTGCGTCTTGTAGCCCGCGGTTCCGGCGAGGTGGCACCTCGATGA
- a CDS encoding DUF3817 domain-containing protein translates to MSSKAAVLFRVAAVAEALSWAGLLIGMFFKYVVESGDGGVPVLGMVHGVVFVVYLLTALLVTKPLGWKAGTLLLALVSSIPPLATWAFEKWALRTGKLDGPELVAHGGTGLFADKAEPVAA, encoded by the coding sequence GTGTCCAGCAAGGCCGCTGTACTGTTCCGCGTGGCCGCCGTGGCCGAGGCGCTGTCCTGGGCTGGTTTGCTGATCGGGATGTTCTTCAAGTACGTCGTCGAGTCCGGCGACGGCGGCGTGCCGGTGCTGGGCATGGTGCACGGCGTGGTGTTTGTGGTCTACCTGCTCACCGCACTCCTGGTCACCAAGCCGCTGGGCTGGAAGGCGGGCACGCTGCTGCTGGCGCTGGTCTCCAGCATCCCGCCGCTGGCCACCTGGGCCTTCGAGAAGTGGGCGCTGCGCACCGGCAAGCTGGACGGCCCCGAGCTGGTCGCGCACGGTGGTACCGGCCTGTTCGCCGACAAGGCCGAGCCCGTCGCCGCCTGA
- a CDS encoding SDR family NAD(P)-dependent oxidoreductase, producing MTRADSPRVWFITGAGRGFGREFVLAALAAGDKVVGTARRPSALDDLVEEHRERLVVLPLDVDDRTAVFDVVGKAIAAFGRLDVVVNNAGYGLLGAVEEITEEEARAQLDTNFFGALWVTQAVLPQLRAQGSGHIVQISSVGGVATFGTAGLYAASKFALEGMSEALAHEVGRFGIKVTLVEPGGYATDWGGSSMKIAVANPAYDVVREELAADHGDFVEGDPAEVAAAVLKVVGTEEPPLRLLVGEAIFDGMVAAVEQKIDGWRKARAL from the coding sequence ATGACTCGAGCGGATTCACCACGCGTCTGGTTCATCACGGGTGCTGGCCGGGGCTTCGGCCGTGAGTTCGTGCTGGCCGCCCTCGCGGCCGGGGACAAGGTCGTCGGCACGGCGCGTCGGCCGTCCGCGCTGGACGACCTGGTCGAAGAGCACCGGGAACGGCTCGTCGTACTGCCGCTCGACGTCGACGACCGGACGGCGGTCTTCGACGTGGTGGGCAAGGCGATCGCGGCGTTCGGCAGGCTCGACGTCGTGGTCAACAACGCGGGCTACGGCCTGCTCGGCGCGGTCGAGGAGATCACCGAAGAGGAGGCCCGCGCGCAGCTGGACACCAACTTCTTCGGTGCGCTCTGGGTGACTCAGGCCGTGCTTCCGCAACTGCGTGCCCAGGGCTCGGGGCACATCGTGCAGATCTCCAGTGTCGGTGGGGTGGCCACCTTCGGCACCGCGGGTCTGTACGCGGCGAGCAAGTTCGCGCTGGAGGGAATGAGCGAGGCGCTGGCCCACGAGGTCGGCCGGTTCGGCATCAAGGTCACTTTGGTCGAACCGGGCGGCTACGCCACCGACTGGGGCGGCTCCAGCATGAAGATCGCCGTCGCCAATCCCGCGTATGACGTCGTGCGCGAGGAGTTGGCGGCCGATCACGGCGACTTCGTGGAAGGCGATCCGGCCGAGGTCGCGGCGGCGGTGCTGAAGGTGGTCGGCACTGAGGAACCGCCGCTGCGGCTGCTGGTGGGTGAGGCGATCTTCGACGGCATGGTGGCGGCCGTAGAGCAGAAGATCGACGGCTGGCGGAAAGCGAGGGCGTTGTGA
- a CDS encoding PLP-dependent aminotransferase family protein has translation MAVLWSSSRDVHLDWQPGSGQRGLAEAIRRAIRSGRLETGTALPSTRALAEDLGVARGTVTKAYNQLAAEGYLRTTQGAPTRVAAIAAPQAAPARPRPGSEEPADARWSLLPGRPDLAAFPRAEWLAATRKVLQQAPPDVFGYTDDLGAPALRTALARYLARSRGVVTDPDRILVCGGFAQAISVLAAALHHQGVHEMAFEDPSLHRFRNLAAAAGQRIAGVPVDGAGLRVSELDSPVAVVTPAHQFPLGVTLAPERRAELARWVTNSGAFAVEDDYDGEFRFDREPVGALQSLAPERFIYAGTASKTLAPALRLGWLVLPRALVEPVRAAMADRGSRPPALGQHVLAEMLESGKYDQHVRRRRTVYRNRRDRLLSLLPRPLRPSGISAGLHLLVPLPAAGPDEAAVLDHARRHSLALETLRNTWISPGPHPQGIVVGYAAPADHAFTPAIDALMATLRDAGVRWSSSSGS, from the coding sequence ATGGCAGTTTTGTGGTCCAGTTCCCGGGACGTTCACCTCGACTGGCAGCCGGGCTCCGGCCAGCGCGGACTGGCCGAAGCGATCCGGCGGGCGATCCGGTCCGGCAGGCTCGAGACCGGCACCGCCCTGCCTTCGACTCGCGCACTGGCCGAAGACCTCGGTGTCGCCAGGGGCACCGTCACGAAGGCCTACAACCAGCTCGCGGCCGAGGGCTACCTGCGCACCACCCAGGGAGCGCCGACCAGGGTGGCCGCGATCGCCGCCCCGCAGGCAGCACCGGCGCGGCCGCGACCGGGCAGCGAGGAACCAGCTGACGCCCGCTGGAGCCTGCTGCCCGGCCGGCCGGACCTGGCCGCCTTCCCACGCGCGGAATGGCTGGCGGCCACGCGGAAGGTGCTGCAGCAGGCACCTCCCGACGTGTTCGGATACACCGACGACCTTGGTGCGCCCGCGCTGCGCACCGCACTCGCCAGATACCTCGCCCGCAGCCGGGGCGTGGTGACCGACCCGGACCGGATCCTCGTGTGCGGGGGCTTCGCACAGGCCATCTCCGTACTCGCCGCGGCCCTGCACCACCAGGGCGTGCACGAGATGGCCTTCGAGGATCCGTCCCTGCACCGCTTCCGCAACCTGGCCGCGGCCGCGGGGCAGCGCATCGCCGGCGTACCGGTGGACGGGGCCGGCCTCCGGGTGTCCGAATTGGACAGTCCGGTTGCCGTGGTGACGCCCGCCCACCAGTTCCCGTTGGGGGTGACTCTCGCCCCCGAGCGCCGGGCCGAACTCGCCAGGTGGGTGACGAATTCGGGAGCATTCGCCGTCGAGGACGACTACGACGGCGAGTTCCGGTTCGACCGGGAACCGGTGGGCGCCCTGCAGTCGCTCGCTCCCGAGCGCTTCATCTACGCGGGCACGGCGAGCAAGACCCTGGCGCCCGCGCTGCGCCTGGGCTGGCTCGTGCTCCCCCGCGCCCTGGTGGAACCCGTCCGGGCCGCAATGGCCGACCGCGGTTCACGTCCGCCGGCGCTCGGCCAGCACGTTCTCGCCGAGATGCTCGAATCCGGCAAGTACGACCAGCACGTGCGCCGTCGCCGCACGGTCTACCGCAACCGCCGGGACCGGCTGCTGTCCCTGCTGCCACGGCCGCTGCGACCATCGGGGATCTCCGCGGGACTGCACCTGCTCGTCCCGCTGCCCGCTGCCGGGCCGGATGAAGCGGCAGTGCTCGACCACGCACGACGGCATTCGCTCGCACTCGAGACACTCCGCAACACCTGGATCTCCCCTGGCCCTCATCCGCAGGGCATAGTCGTCGGCTATGCCGCGCCGGCCGACCATGCCTTCACTCCGGCCATCGACGCCCTGATGGCCACTCTCCGAGACGCCGGCGTCAGGTGGTCATCGTCATCGGGAAGCTGA
- a CDS encoding ABC transporter permease, with product MTTDPAKSTVQSDVDGTGGFAKRSVGARLVSANTFWIALVLLALCVVFTIAAPGEFATVFTFQTLLIETAVLLVLSVGMTFVIITSGIDLSVGSVLIFAGMVSAKTMEALSPGGTATNAGWGVISAGLLTGVVAGTVWGLINGLLIAVAKIPPLIVTLGTMGAALGAAYLLNNGSDVRSVPTALNNTLGYGTWFGIPNLVLVAAVITLIGAWLLHTTKFGRYTYAVGSNAEAARRSGIGVTAHLLKVYTLTGFLAGVAGFMSLAYYASTTISAHTTDNLNAIAATVMGGTSLFGGIGSVLGTVIGVFIPAVLKKGFNITQVPDFWQMIAVGAVLIAAVWFDQRRRRLRNSR from the coding sequence ATGACGACAGACCCCGCCAAGTCCACCGTTCAGTCCGATGTGGACGGAACTGGCGGCTTCGCCAAGCGCTCGGTGGGCGCCCGCCTGGTTTCGGCGAACACCTTCTGGATCGCGCTGGTGCTGCTAGCCCTGTGCGTGGTGTTCACCATCGCCGCGCCCGGCGAGTTCGCCACGGTGTTCACCTTCCAGACCCTGCTCATCGAAACCGCGGTGCTGCTGGTGCTGTCGGTCGGCATGACCTTCGTGATCATCACCTCGGGCATCGACCTGTCGGTGGGCTCGGTGCTGATCTTCGCCGGCATGGTGTCCGCGAAGACCATGGAGGCGCTCAGCCCCGGTGGCACGGCGACCAACGCCGGCTGGGGGGTGATCTCGGCGGGCCTGCTCACCGGCGTGGTGGCGGGCACGGTGTGGGGCCTGATCAACGGTCTGCTGATCGCGGTGGCCAAGATCCCGCCGCTGATCGTCACGCTCGGCACCATGGGCGCCGCCCTCGGCGCGGCGTACCTGCTCAACAACGGTTCGGACGTGCGCAGCGTGCCGACCGCGCTCAACAACACCCTCGGCTACGGCACCTGGTTCGGCATCCCGAACCTGGTGCTGGTGGCGGCGGTGATCACGCTGATCGGCGCGTGGCTGCTGCACACCACCAAGTTCGGCCGCTACACCTACGCGGTCGGCTCCAACGCCGAGGCGGCGCGGCGCTCCGGCATCGGGGTGACAGCGCACCTGCTGAAGGTGTACACGCTCACCGGTTTCCTGGCGGGCGTCGCGGGCTTCATGTCGCTGGCGTACTACGCCTCGACCACGATCTCCGCGCACACCACCGACAACCTCAACGCCATCGCCGCCACGGTGATGGGCGGGACCAGCCTCTTCGGCGGCATCGGCTCGGTGCTCGGCACGGTGATCGGGGTGTTCATCCCGGCGGTGCTGAAGAAGGGCTTCAACATCACCCAGGTTCCCGACTTCTGGCAGATGATCGCGGTCGGCGCGGTGCTGATCGCGGCGGTCTGGTTCGACCAGCGACGCCGTCGGCTGCGCAACAGCCGCTGA
- a CDS encoding isocitrate lyase/phosphoenolpyruvate mutase family protein, translating to MTAVKLRELHVPGSPLVLPNAWDADSARLVVEAGFPVVATSSAAIAESLGHADGQGAPIAEMFAAAARITRVVDVPVTVDAESGYGLGAAELAGRLLEIGVVGCNLEDTVPGHGVRPIGEQAELLGSLRAAAGDGLVINARVDVFLGAENEKAVLDEAVERARAYLDAGADCVYPILVRSPEVLREFVAAVSPAAVNATLWPGGPRRAELAELGVARISLGAGLWRAARVWLAERLADLG from the coding sequence ATGACGGCGGTGAAGCTCCGGGAACTGCACGTCCCGGGGAGTCCGCTGGTGCTGCCGAACGCGTGGGATGCCGACAGTGCCCGCCTGGTCGTGGAGGCGGGATTCCCGGTGGTGGCGACCAGTTCCGCGGCGATCGCGGAGTCGCTTGGTCACGCGGATGGCCAAGGGGCTCCGATCGCGGAGATGTTCGCGGCGGCGGCCAGGATCACGCGAGTGGTCGACGTGCCGGTCACCGTGGACGCCGAGTCCGGGTATGGACTCGGCGCCGCCGAGTTGGCCGGGCGGTTGCTGGAGATCGGGGTGGTGGGCTGCAATCTCGAAGACACTGTGCCTGGGCATGGTGTCCGGCCGATCGGGGAGCAGGCCGAATTGCTCGGATCGCTTCGTGCGGCCGCCGGTGATGGACTGGTGATCAACGCCCGGGTGGATGTGTTCCTCGGGGCGGAGAACGAGAAGGCCGTGCTCGACGAGGCCGTCGAGCGGGCGAGGGCGTACCTCGACGCGGGGGCGGACTGCGTGTACCCGATTCTCGTGCGGTCACCCGAGGTGTTGCGGGAGTTCGTGGCCGCGGTGAGCCCGGCGGCGGTGAATGCCACGTTGTGGCCGGGCGGACCGCGGCGTGCGGAGCTGGCGGAACTGGGGGTGGCGCGGATCTCGCTGGGAGCCGGGCTTTGGCGGGCTGCCCGCGTCTGGCTGGCGGAACGGCTCGCCGACCTCGGCTGA